From Myotis daubentonii chromosome 7, mMyoDau2.1, whole genome shotgun sequence, a single genomic window includes:
- the GPBAR1 gene encoding G-protein coupled bile acid receptor 1: protein MTPNSTREVPGAVPIGAFGLSLVLASLIVVANLLLAVGIAGDRRLRSLPAGCFFLSLLLAGLLTGLALPTLPGLWSQSRRGYWSCLFLYLAPNFSFLSLLANLLLVHGERYMAVLRPLRAPGSTRLALLLTWAGPLLFTSLPALGWNHWAPGANCSSQAVFPAPYLYLEVYGLLLPAVGAAALLSARVLITAHRQLQDIRRQERAVCRGVPSALARALTWRQARAQAGATLLFGLCWGPYVATLLLSVLAYEQRPPLGPGTLLSLVSLGSASAAAVPVAMGLSDQRYTAPWRAAARRWRRVLRGRASRSSPGPGTAYCTSSQSSMDLDLN from the coding sequence ATGACACCCAACAGCACCAGGGAGGTGCCCGGTGCTGTTCCCATCGGAGCCTTTGGGCTCTCCCTGGTCCTGGCGAGCCTCATCGTCGTGGCCAACCTGCTCCTGGCCGTGGGCATTGCCGGGGACCGCCGCCTGCGTAGCCTCCCTGCTGGCTGCTTCTTCCTGAGCCTGCTGCTCGCTGGGCTGCTCACGGGGCTGGCACTTCCCACACTGCCAGGCCTGTGGAGCCAGAGCCGCCGAGGCTACTGGTCCTGTCTCTTCCTCTACttagctcccaacttctccttcctctccctgctcgCCAACCTGCTGCTGGTGCACGGGGAGCGCTACATGGCAGTGCTGCGGCCTCTCCGGGCCCCGGGGAGCACTCGCCTGGCCCTGCTCCTCACCTGGGCTGGCCCCCTGCTCTTCACCAGCCTGCCCGCGCTGGGGTGGAACCACTGGGCCCCTGGTGCCAACTGCAGCTCCCAGGCTGTCTTCCCAGCCCCCTACCTCTACCTCGAAGTCTATGGGCTGCTGCTGCCTGCCGTGGGTGCTGCGGCCCTTCTCTCTGCCCGTGTGTTGATCACTGCCCATCGCCAGCTACAGGACATCCGCCGGCAGGAACGGGCAGTGTGCCGCGGGGTGCCCTcggccctggcccgggcccttACCTGGAGGCAAgcaagggcacaggctggagccACACTGCTCTTTGGGCTGTGCTGGGGACCCTACGTGGCCACCTTGCTCCTCTCAGTGCTGGCCTATGAGCAGCGCCCACCGCTGGGGCCTGGAACTCTGTTGTCCCTTGTTTCACTGGGCAGTGCCAGTGCAGCGGCAGTGCCTGTGGCCATGGGGCTGAGTGATCAGCGCTACACAGCTCCCTGGAGGGCAGCTGCCCGAAGATGGCGCCGGGTGCTGCGGGGAAGAGCCTCCCGGAGCAGTCCTGGCCCCGGCACTGCCTACTGCACCAGCAGCCAAAGCAGCATGGACCTGGACTTGAACTAG
- the AAMP gene encoding angio-associated migratory cell protein, with the protein MESESESGAAADTPPLETLSFHGDEEIIEVVELDPGPPDPDDLAQEMEDVDFEEEEEEEEGNEEGWVLEPQEGVVGSMEGPDDSEVTFALHSASVFCVSLDPKTNALAVTGGEDDKAFVWRLSDGELLFECAGHKDSVTCAGFSHDSTLVATGDMSGLLKVWQVDTKEEVWSFEAGDLEWMEWHPRAPILLAGTADGNTWMWKVPSGDCKTFQGPNCPATCGRVLPDGKRAVVGYEDGTIRIWDLKQGNPIHVLKGTEGHQGPLTCVATNQDGSLILTGSVDCQAKLVSATTGKVVGVFRPESVASQPNLGEGEESESNSVESLGFCSVMPLAAVGYLDGTLAIYDLSTQTLRHQCQHQSGIVQLLWEAGTAVVYTCSLDGIVRLWDARTGRLLTDYRGHTAEILDFALSKDASLVVTTSGDHKAKVFCVQRPDR; encoded by the exons ATGGAATCCGAATCGGAAAGCGGGGCTGCCGCTGACACCCCCCCACTGGAGACCCTAAGCTTCCATGGTGATGAAGAGATTATCGAGGTGGTAGAACTGGATCCCGGTCCGCCGGACCCGG ATGATCTAGCCCAGGAGATGGAAGATGTGGActttgaggaagaggaggaagaggaagagggcaaCGAGGAGGGCTGGGTTCTGGAACCCCAGGAAGGGGTGGTGGGCAGCATGGAGGGCCCAGACGACAGCGAGGTCACCTTTGCACTGCACTCAG CATCTGTGTTTTGTGTGAGCCTGGACCCCAAGACCAACGCGTTGGCGGTGACGGGGGGTGAAGATGACAAAGCCTTCGTGTGGAGGCTCAGCGATGGGGAGCTGCTCTTTGAGTGTGCAG gCCATAAGGACTCTGTGACTTGTGCTGGTTTCAGCCATGACTCCACCCTAGTGGCCACAGGGGACATGAGTGGCCTCTTGAAAGTGTGGCAGGTGGACACCAAGGAGGAGGTCTGGTCCTTTGAAGCAGGAGACCTGGAG TGGATGGAGTGGCACCCTCGGGCACCTATCCTACTGGCGGGCACTGCTGATGGCAACACCTGGATGTGGAAGGTCCCCAGTGGTGACTGCAAGACCTTCCAGGGTCCCAACTGCCCAGCCACCTGTGGCCGAGTCCTCCCTGATG GGAAGAGAGCTGTGGTCGGCTATGAAGATGGCACCATCAGGATTTGGGACCTGAAGCAGGGAAACCCTATCCACGTACTAAAAG GGACTGAGGGTCACCAGGGCCCTCTGACCTGTGTTGCCACCAACCAGGATGGCAGCCTGATCCTAACTGGCTCTGTGGATTGCCAGGCCAAGCTGGTCAGTGCCACCACCGGCAAG GTGGTGGGTGTTTTCAGGCCTGAGTCTGTGGCCTCCCAGCCCAacctgggagaaggggaggagagcgAGTCCAACTCAGTGGAATCCTTGGGCTTCtgcagtgt GATGCCTCTGGCAGCTGTTGGCTACCTGGATGGGACCTTGGCCATCTATGACCTGTCTACGCAGACCCTCAGGCACCAATGTCAGCACCAG TCGGGCATCGTGCAGCTGCTGTGGGAGGCGGGCACCGCCGTGGTTTACACTTGTAGCCTGGATGGCATCGTGCGCCTCTGGGATGCCCGGACTGGCCGCCTGCTGACTGACTACCGGGGCCACACGGCTGAGATCCTGGACTTTGCCCTCAGCAA AGATGCCTCCCTGGTGGTGACCACATCAGGAGACCACAAAGCAAAAGTATTTTGTGTCCAGAGACCTGACCGCTAG
- the PNKD gene encoding probable hydrolase PNKD isoform X3 — protein sequence MAAVVAATALKGRGARNARVLRGILAGAAANKAAQSRTRALQSHSSPEGREEPEPLPPELEYMPRRKAKNPMKAVGVAWAIGFPCGILLFILTKREVDKNPLKQMKARQNMRASNTGEYESQRFRASSQHVQSPEAGSGVQT from the exons ATGGCGGCGGTGGTGGCTGCTACGGCGCTGAAGGGCCGGGGGGCGAGGAATGCCCGCGTCCTCCGGG GGATTCTCGCAGGAGCCGCCGCTAACAAAGCTGCCCAGAGCAGGACCCGGGCGCTGCAGAGCCACAGTTCCCCGGAGGGCAGGGAAGAGCCCGAGCCGCTCCCTCCCGAGCTGGAATACATGCCCCGAAGGAAGGCCAAGAACCCCATGAAGGCTGTGGGAGTAGCCTG GGCCATCGGCTTCCCCTGTGGTatcctcctcttcatcctcacCAAGCGGGAAGTGGACAAGAATCCTTTGAAGCAGATGAAGGCTCGGCAGAACATGCGGGCATCCAACACGGGCGAGTATGAGAGCCAGAGATTCAGGGCCTCCTCCCAACATGTCCAGTCTCCTGAAGCTGGGTCTGGGGTGCAGACCTGA
- the TMBIM1 gene encoding protein lifeguard 3, translated as MSNPSAPPPYEDRNPLYPPPQGGYGQPSVLPGGYPAYPAYPQPGYGHPAGYPQPMPPVHPMPMHYGPGYDAEERAVSDSFGAGEWDDMKVRHTFIRKVYSIISVQLLITVAIIAIFTFVKPVGEFVRRNVAVYYVSYAVFLATYLTLACCQGPRRRFPWNIILLTLFTLALGFMTGTISSMYQTKAVIIAMIITAVVTISVTIFCFQTKVDFTSCTGLFCVLGIVMMVTGIVTAIVLSFKYIYWLHMVYAGLGAICFTLFLAYDTQLVLGNRKHTISPEDYITGALQIYTDIIYIFTFVLQLVGSRD; from the exons ATGTCCAACCCCAGCGCACCCCCTCCGTATGAGGACCGCAACCCCCTGTACCCTCCACCCCAGGGGGGCTATGGGCAGCCTTCTGTCCTGCCCGGCGGGTACCCTGCCTACCCTGCCTACCCACAGCCTGGCTATGGTCACCCTGCTGGCTACCCACAGCCTATGCCCCCCGTGCACCCGATGCCCATGCACTACG gcccaggctATGACGCCGAGGAGAGAGCAGTGAGTGACAGCTTCGGGGCCGGAGAGTGGGATGACATGAAAGTCCGACACACCTTCATTCGAAAG GTTTACAGCATCATCTCCGTCCAGCTGCTCATCACAGTGGCCATCATCGCCATCTTCACCTTTGT GAAGCCAGTTGGCGAGTTTGTGAGAAGAAATGTGGCTGTCTATTACGTATCCTA TGCTGTCTTCCTGGCCACCTACCTGACCCTTGCCTGCTGCCAGGGACCCAG aCGCCGTTTCCCATGGAACATCATCCTGCTGACCCTCTTT aCTCTTGCCCTGGGCTTCATGACCGGCACCATTTCCAG tATGTATCAAACCAAAGCTGTCATCATCGCAATGATCATCACTGCTGTGGTGACTATTTCAGTCACCATCTTCTGCTTCCAGACCAAG GTGGACTTCACCTCGTGCACAGGCCTCTTCTGTGTCCTGGGAATTGTGATGATGGTGACTGGGATTGTCACTGCCATCGTGCTGTCCTTCAAATAC ATTTACTGGCTCCATATGGTCTATGCTGGTCTGGGGGCCATTTGCTTTACCTTG TTCCTGGCTTACGACACCCAGTTGGTCCTGGGGAACCGGAAGCACACCATCAGCCCAGAGGACTACATCACTGGCGCCCTGCAGATCTACACCGACATCATCTACATCTTTACCTTTGTGTTGCAGCTGGTGGGGAGTCGCGATTAA